One window of Phycisphaeraceae bacterium genomic DNA carries:
- a CDS encoding response regulator — MMLASGPSGLDVMRILIADQSRTMRNITRAVLAQLGHYDVDEAADAAEAVSRVRFAEFALCIFDRSMPDAEGVPFARALELAGFRAEFIALTRDDESLQRAEHPKVQILQKPFAPEALRRAIAQALPPQPVSLAA, encoded by the coding sequence ATGATGCTGGCGTCCGGCCCTTCCGGACTCGACGTCATGCGAATTCTCATCGCCGACCAATCCCGAACCATGCGCAACATCACCCGCGCCGTGCTCGCGCAGCTCGGACACTATGACGTCGACGAGGCAGCGGATGCCGCAGAGGCGGTCTCCCGAGTTCGGTTTGCGGAATTCGCCCTCTGCATCTTCGATCGCTCCATGCCCGACGCCGAAGGCGTTCCGTTCGCTCGCGCCCTCGAACTCGCGGGATTCCGCGCGGAATTCATCGCGCTGACTCGCGACGACGAATCGCTTCAACGCGCCGAACACCCCAAGGTCCAAATCTTGCAAAAGCCGTTCGCCCCCGAAGCCCTGCGCCGCGCGATCGCGCAGGCTCTCCCGCCGCAACCGGTCTCGCTGGCGGCCTGA
- a CDS encoding ABC transporter ATP-binding protein: MVVSQSTAESQAASGRPVVLCQNLTKVFKDFWLRQNARAVENLSFEIRPREVFGLLGPNGSGKSTTIKIILGLLRPTSGRIAVFGKPPTDVAVKRRIGYLPEESYLYQFLNARETLNYYAKLFQLDYRTRQRRIDELIDMVGLAGAQFRPVRDYSKGMQRRIGIAQALINDPDFLVLDEPTTGLDPVGTRQVKDLIIELGRRGKTILLSSHLLADVEDCVHRMVVLYGGQKREEGTCDSLLEVEDRTTIETDTLDEDTVAEIDAVIRRRTAGSKSIRRVSHPRQSLEEYFLQIVEKARSSHVATSGAQSGGPTAAFLLGEESRASGDQLIEQLTAQSAPEPPAAAVVHPAVRAEQVRPSGPDADIIGALTSSESSEHGPSLPTRAEQPAEPRSEPNTKPGRPPEAVDTDIISRLTGEEGDSTGRQSP, from the coding sequence ATGGTTGTTTCTCAGTCCACCGCCGAGAGTCAGGCCGCCAGCGGGCGTCCGGTTGTTCTTTGTCAGAACCTGACGAAGGTCTTCAAGGACTTCTGGCTGCGTCAGAACGCGCGGGCGGTCGAGAATCTCTCGTTTGAGATCCGTCCGCGCGAGGTGTTCGGGTTGCTGGGGCCGAACGGATCCGGCAAATCGACGACGATCAAGATCATCTTGGGGCTTCTCCGCCCGACGAGCGGCAGGATCGCGGTCTTCGGGAAGCCGCCGACGGACGTGGCGGTGAAGAGGCGCATCGGTTACCTGCCGGAAGAGTCGTACCTCTACCAGTTCTTGAATGCCCGTGAGACGCTGAACTACTACGCGAAGCTCTTTCAGCTCGACTACCGCACGAGGCAGCGACGCATCGATGAACTGATCGACATGGTCGGGCTTGCGGGGGCTCAGTTCCGCCCGGTGCGCGACTATTCGAAGGGGATGCAGCGGCGAATCGGCATCGCGCAGGCGCTGATCAACGACCCCGATTTTCTCGTGCTCGACGAGCCCACGACCGGTCTCGATCCCGTCGGAACGCGCCAGGTCAAAGACCTGATCATCGAGCTCGGCCGGCGGGGCAAAACCATCCTGCTTTCAAGCCATTTGCTCGCGGACGTGGAGGATTGCGTCCACCGGATGGTCGTGCTGTACGGCGGCCAGAAGCGCGAGGAAGGCACCTGCGACTCGCTTCTTGAAGTCGAAGATCGAACCACGATCGAAACCGACACGCTCGACGAAGACACCGTCGCGGAAATCGACGCGGTCATCCGTCGGCGGACGGCGGGGAGCAAGAGCATCCGCCGCGTTTCGCATCCGCGCCAATCGCTCGAAGAATATTTTCTTCAGATCGTGGAGAAGGCGCGATCGAGTCATGTCGCGACATCGGGCGCTCAGTCGGGAGGCCCGACCGCGGCGTTCCTGCTCGGGGAAGAATCGCGCGCGTCGGGCGATCAATTGATCGAGCAGTTGACCGCGCAGTCCGCGCCAGAACCTCCCGCGGCCGCCGTTGTTCACCCGGCCGTGCGTGCGGAGCAAGTTCGCCCGAGCGGGCCGGACGCCGACATCATCGGTGCGCTGACGTCGTCAGAGTCGTCGGAGCACGGACCGTCGTTGCCGACGCGCGCAGAGCAGCCGGCCGAGCCGAGATCCGAACCGAACACAAAGCCAGGTAGGCCTCCGGAAGCGGTCGACACCGACATCATTTCGCGTCTCACGGGCGAAGAAGGCGATTCGACGGGGAGGCAAAGCCCGTGA
- a CDS encoding ABC transporter permease — MNLRVLAIARNTFIESLRQPVLLMLVLANGILTILITWMSAFSLADIETAEVQGDNKVLLDVGLSTVFGCGALIAGFIATAAISREIENKTILTIVSKPISRWIVVFGKFLGVSGAILIATVIMLTFLLMAVRHGVMSTAADSVDMPVVVYALGAVFIAAIGGAWGNFFYRWNFPQVMTLLLLPLILIAYVAMLFTHKDWKFQGLIVDLKPQILTACACLSMAVLVLTSIAIAASTRLGQVMTIVVCMGVFVLSLMSNYFVGREVFVNQVVAEIEKATPTDPGKPRLESPGESFDIELKNAPKPTIKVGDSFFYSPSPTGFPMMTASFPPFKGNLQKGETFLGADIPPGLVVTHAEGQKLTIRMVGGKPLERVAPPQPDDFVFLQPTRIRPFWLAVWGAFPNMQSFWMVDAVSQNRPIPSVYLLLAAGYAFCQITVFLSLAIVLFEGRDVG, encoded by the coding sequence ATGAATTTGCGCGTCCTTGCAATCGCCCGAAATACGTTCATCGAAAGCCTGCGTCAGCCGGTGCTTCTCATGCTGGTCCTGGCCAACGGGATCCTGACCATCCTGATCACCTGGATGTCGGCCTTCAGCCTCGCGGACATCGAGACCGCCGAAGTTCAGGGCGACAACAAAGTGCTGCTCGACGTCGGGCTCTCGACGGTCTTCGGCTGCGGCGCTCTGATCGCAGGTTTCATCGCGACCGCCGCCATCAGCCGCGAGATCGAGAACAAGACCATCCTGACCATCGTGAGCAAACCGATCTCGCGCTGGATCGTGGTATTCGGAAAATTCCTCGGCGTGAGCGGCGCGATCCTCATCGCCACGGTCATCATGCTCACCTTCCTGCTCATGGCGGTGCGCCACGGCGTCATGAGCACCGCCGCCGACTCGGTCGACATGCCGGTCGTCGTCTACGCCCTCGGCGCGGTCTTCATCGCGGCGATCGGCGGCGCCTGGGGCAACTTCTTCTACCGCTGGAATTTCCCGCAGGTCATGACGCTCCTGCTTCTGCCGCTCATTCTCATCGCCTACGTGGCGATGCTCTTCACCCACAAGGACTGGAAATTTCAGGGTCTCATCGTCGACTTGAAACCGCAGATTCTCACCGCCTGCGCGTGCCTCTCGATGGCCGTGCTCGTCCTCACCTCGATCGCCATCGCCGCCTCCACGCGGCTCGGTCAGGTCATGACGATCGTCGTCTGCATGGGAGTCTTCGTGCTCTCGCTGATGTCCAACTACTTCGTCGGGCGAGAAGTCTTCGTGAATCAGGTCGTCGCCGAGATCGAAAAGGCGACTCCGACCGATCCCGGCAAACCCCGGCTCGAAAGCCCCGGCGAGTCATTCGATATCGAGCTGAAGAACGCGCCGAAGCCGACGATCAAAGTGGGCGATTCTTTCTTCTATTCTCCAAGCCCGACCGGGTTCCCGATGATGACCGCTTCGTTCCCGCCGTTCAAGGGGAATCTCCAGAAAGGTGAGACATTCCTGGGCGCGGATATTCCTCCCGGCTTGGTCGTCACCCACGCCGAAGGGCAGAAACTCACGATCAGAATGGTCGGCGGAAAGCCCCTCGAGCGGGTCGCTCCGCCCCAGCCCGACGACTTTGTTTTTCTGCAGCCCACCAGAATCCGGCCGTTCTGGCTGGCTGTATGGGGCGCGTTTCCGAACATGCAGAGCTTCTGGATGGTCGACGCCGTCTCTCAGAACCGGCCGATTCCATCCGTCTACCTGCTGCTCGCCGCCGGGTACGCCTTCTGCCAGATCACCGTCTTTCTTTCGCTCGCGATCGTGCTCTTCGAAGGCCGCGACGTGGGCTGA
- a CDS encoding glycosyltransferase produces the protein MRVLMLGWEFPPFIAGGLGVACYGLTRALDSLGHQVTFVLPKPVDRSEPSHVRLLSPDAMGAKRANGVPPAVRDAVSAQQRVQPTESISGLASHGFRHAVFRGVPAAFASPYPGHDQSDKATKVDVNAVAAAVAPEMMQKAEDAESQAAARQISELLAAISPVANGGSLQNGNGAYGFDLVGDSERYARLVVSLTRRDEFDVIHAHDWLTFPAGMMLSRISGKPLLVHVHSTEFDRAGNNVNQRVYEIERLGMQAADRVLAVSQLTKNICERRYGIPGEKIDVVYNGIERETQQPSTGSEIQKGDKIVLFLGRITMQKGPEYFIAAAKRVLEKVKDVKFVIAGSGDMALRMVELAANMGIGHKVLFTGFLRGKDVERIYQMADCYVMPSVSEPFGLAALEAISHDVPVIVSKTSGVSEVLSHVLKVDFWDIDEMANKIIAVLRHPPLGATLREHGSFELQRLTWGGAAERCIGAYSAAIESRARQNTLQPA, from the coding sequence ATGAGAGTGCTCATGCTCGGCTGGGAATTTCCTCCGTTCATCGCGGGCGGCCTCGGTGTCGCGTGCTACGGCCTGACGCGCGCGCTCGATTCGCTCGGGCATCAGGTCACTTTCGTGCTTCCCAAGCCGGTCGATCGGTCGGAACCGTCTCATGTCCGCCTGCTCAGCCCCGACGCGATGGGCGCAAAGCGGGCCAACGGGGTTCCTCCGGCGGTGCGCGACGCGGTTTCAGCCCAACAGCGCGTGCAGCCGACCGAAAGCATCAGCGGGCTGGCGTCACACGGATTTCGGCACGCGGTCTTTCGCGGAGTGCCGGCGGCATTTGCGAGCCCGTATCCAGGGCACGATCAGAGCGACAAAGCAACCAAAGTGGACGTGAACGCTGTCGCGGCTGCGGTCGCGCCGGAAATGATGCAGAAAGCTGAGGACGCGGAATCACAGGCGGCGGCGCGCCAGATCAGCGAGTTACTCGCGGCGATTTCGCCGGTGGCGAACGGAGGTTCGCTGCAGAACGGCAACGGCGCGTACGGCTTCGATCTCGTGGGTGATTCCGAGCGGTACGCGAGGTTGGTCGTCTCGCTCACGCGGCGCGACGAGTTCGACGTCATCCACGCGCACGACTGGCTGACCTTCCCGGCGGGAATGATGCTCAGCCGCATCAGCGGCAAGCCTCTGCTCGTGCACGTGCACTCGACGGAATTCGATCGCGCCGGGAACAACGTCAATCAACGGGTGTACGAGATCGAGCGGCTGGGGATGCAAGCGGCGGATCGCGTGCTGGCGGTGAGCCAACTCACGAAGAACATCTGCGAGCGGAGGTACGGGATTCCCGGCGAGAAGATCGACGTCGTGTACAACGGCATCGAGCGAGAAACTCAGCAGCCGTCAACGGGCTCGGAGATTCAAAAAGGCGACAAGATCGTGCTCTTCCTCGGGCGGATCACGATGCAGAAGGGACCGGAGTATTTCATTGCCGCGGCGAAGCGCGTGCTCGAGAAGGTGAAGGACGTGAAGTTCGTCATTGCCGGCTCGGGGGACATGGCGCTGCGGATGGTTGAACTCGCGGCAAACATGGGGATCGGGCACAAGGTGCTTTTCACTGGATTCCTGCGCGGCAAGGACGTGGAACGGATCTATCAGATGGCGGATTGCTATGTGATGCCGAGCGTGAGCGAGCCCTTTGGTCTCGCGGCGCTCGAGGCGATCAGTCACGACGTGCCGGTGATCGTGAGCAAGACCAGCGGCGTTTCGGAGGTGTTGTCGCACGTGCTCAAGGTCGATTTCTGGGACATCGACGAGATGGCGAACAAGATCATCGCGGTGCTGAGACACCCGCCTTTGGGCGCGACGCTCCGCGAGCACGGAAGTTTTGAACTCCAAAGGCTGACGTGGGGCGGTGCCGCCGAGCGATGCATCGGGGCGTATTCCGCAGCCATCGAGTCCCGCGCTCGCCAGAATACTCTGCAGCCGGCTTGA